A genome region from Ferrimicrobium sp. includes the following:
- a CDS encoding DMT family transporter produces MTGMPRRWPPGFPWLASFVLLGAIWGCSFWWIKLGLGAVTPIDVTAIRLVIGAFTLLVILAITRGTLPRSIRVWVHLCVLAIFLNSIPFTLFAYGETHVSAVLAGILNSLTPISTIAVSLAIFRQQRPKPEVILGMTVGFVGVLVVTGIWDGLGHNQLLGTGACLLAVASYGIAFSYARRYLSATEYGPASLATGQVLCGALQVLPFALVFGHLHLEQPQHIIVAAAAGLVSLGVLSTGLAYVLNFHVLESASATIASMVTYLTPKPPRVYWRLLLLRGWSYYGTGEALLTGGKG; encoded by the coding sequence ATGACTGGCATGCCTCGACGCTGGCCGCCAGGCTTCCCGTGGCTAGCCTCCTTCGTCCTCTTGGGCGCAATATGGGGGTGCTCGTTCTGGTGGATCAAGCTTGGGTTGGGTGCGGTTACCCCGATTGACGTCACCGCCATTCGTCTTGTGATTGGAGCCTTTACTCTCCTTGTCATTCTCGCGATCACCCGCGGCACGCTGCCGCGATCCATTCGCGTGTGGGTTCACCTTTGTGTACTTGCGATCTTTCTCAATAGCATTCCATTCACGCTCTTCGCCTACGGAGAAACACACGTGTCAGCGGTGCTCGCGGGCATTCTCAATTCACTGACACCAATCTCCACGATCGCGGTAAGCCTGGCCATCTTTCGCCAGCAAAGGCCCAAGCCAGAGGTCATCCTCGGGATGACGGTTGGCTTCGTTGGGGTGCTCGTCGTGACGGGCATCTGGGATGGTCTTGGCCACAACCAGTTGCTTGGGACAGGGGCTTGCCTTCTCGCTGTGGCCAGCTACGGCATCGCCTTCTCCTATGCACGACGCTATCTAAGTGCTACCGAGTATGGCCCCGCCTCTCTCGCCACCGGTCAAGTCCTCTGCGGAGCACTGCAGGTGCTGCCGTTCGCTCTGGTCTTCGGACACCTTCACCTGGAACAACCTCAACACATCATTGTCGCTGCAGCAGCTGGCCTCGTGAGTCTCGGAGTATTGAGTACCGGACTCGCCTACGTACTGAACTTTCATGTTCTAGAGTCTGCGTCTGCGACAATCGCTAGCATGGTCACCTACCTAACCCCTAAACCACCCCGGGTTTACTGGAGACTCCTACTCTTGAGAGGATGGAGTTACTATGGCACAGGTGAAGCGTTACTCACCGGAGGTAAGGGATAG